The Coffea arabica cultivar ET-39 chromosome 8e, Coffea Arabica ET-39 HiFi, whole genome shotgun sequence genome window below encodes:
- the LOC140012684 gene encoding uncharacterized mitochondrial protein AtMg00310-like yields the protein MAIGRTKNQVFGYIKSAMNNKLKGWRNKMLSLAGKEVLIKSIILAMPNYAMACFKLPKGPCKDICKSIANFWWGGNQQEKKVHWISWKKLANVKGKGGLGFRDLEAFNETLLAKQLWRIISSLNLLMSKVMRAKYLTDLKALETHPPQSASWTWRSIQSAWNLIQKGLWKRVGDGEQVNIWKDRWVLGSKSGKVSMICPPNCHLQTVDQLIQEGGWNKEILQQVFNQKDREQIANMPLSVFKRQDRFFWSFSKSGIYTAKTGYANVVQASSRDERR from the coding sequence ATGGCAATAGGAAGGACTAAGAACCAAGTTTTTGGCTACATCAAAAGTGCAATGAATAACAAATTGAAAGGATGGAGGAATAAGATGTTGAGTTTGGCGGGGAAAGAAGTGCTCATAAAGTCAATAATCCTAGCAATGCCAAATTATGCCATGGCATGCTTTAAACTTCCAAAAGGGCCGTGTAAGGATATTTGTAAGAGTATAGCCAACTTCTGGTGGGGTGGAAATCAGCAGGAAAAGAAGGTGCACTGGATAAGTTGGAAGAAACTAGCAAATGTCAAAGGGAAAGGGGGACTGGGGTTCAGAGATTTAGAAGCCTTTAATGAAACTTTACTTGCTAAGCAACTTTGGAGGATCATCTCttccctaaatttgcttatGAGCAAAGTGATGAGGGCCAAATACTTAACAGACCTAAAAGCTCTGGAAACTCACCCTCCTCAATCAGCTTCTTGGACTTGGAGAAGTATCCAAAGTGCTTGGAACTTGATCCAAAAAGGACTATGGAAAAGAGTGGGGGATGGAGAGCAGGTGAACATATGGAAGGACAGATGGGTGTTGGGCTCTAAATCAGGAAAAGTTTCTATGATATGCCCTCCAAACTGCCATTTGCAAACAGTGGACCAACTAATACAAGAAGGAGGATGGAATAAGGAAATCCTGCAGCAAGTTTTTAATCAAAAAGACAGAGAGCAAATAGCCAATATGCCACTCAGTGTGTTTAAAAGACAAGACAGGTTCTTCTGGAGCTTTTCAAAGTCTGGAATCTACACAGCAAAAACAGGCTATGCAAATGTTGTGCAGGCAAGCAGTAGAGACGA